In Brevibacillus brevis NBRC 100599, a single genomic region encodes these proteins:
- a CDS encoding TetR/AcrR family transcriptional regulator translates to MAKKTGEKYQAIIDAAVRVIAKQGYYSAQVSKIAKEAKVADGTIYLYFENKDDILISLFNEKMGQFVETNRKRISEATTIEQKLYVLIHAHLSQLSKDHDLAKVTQIELRQSSPFISEGIGNVMKQYFNLIDEVIVEGMEQGVFRSDLEVRITRKMIFGTLDEVTTSWVMKECKYDLVSYVDSIHNLFLLGMKGKE, encoded by the coding sequence ATGGCAAAGAAAACGGGGGAAAAGTATCAAGCCATTATTGATGCTGCTGTTCGAGTAATCGCCAAACAGGGCTATTACAGTGCCCAGGTATCGAAAATTGCGAAAGAGGCGAAGGTAGCAGACGGCACCATATACCTCTATTTTGAAAACAAGGATGATATTTTGATATCACTGTTTAACGAAAAGATGGGCCAGTTTGTGGAGACAAACCGCAAACGCATTTCGGAAGCGACGACTATTGAGCAAAAGCTGTATGTACTCATCCATGCACACTTGAGCCAGCTATCCAAGGACCATGATCTGGCAAAAGTGACGCAAATCGAGCTCCGCCAATCCAGTCCGTTCATTAGTGAAGGAATCGGCAACGTGATGAAGCAGTATTTCAACCTTATTGACGAAGTGATCGTAGAGGGTATGGAGCAGGGCGTATTCCGATCTGATCTCGAGGTGCGGATTACGCGCAAAATGATTTTTGGAACGCTGGACGAAGTGACGACATCTTGGGTGATGAAAGAGTGCAAGTACGACCTTGTCTCTTATGTTGATTCCATTCATAACCTCTTCCTGCTTGGTATGAAGGGAAAAGAATGA
- the trxA gene encoding thioredoxin, which translates to MAIVNATDQNFSQEVEQGGTVLVDFWAPWCGPCKMIAPVLEQIDGEVGSQLKIVKVNVDDNPDSAGRFGVMSIPTLIVFKDGQPVDKVIGFQPKEALMATVGKHL; encoded by the coding sequence ATGGCAATTGTAAATGCTACCGACCAAAACTTTTCCCAGGAAGTAGAGCAAGGCGGTACAGTCCTGGTTGACTTCTGGGCTCCATGGTGCGGCCCTTGCAAAATGATCGCTCCTGTACTGGAGCAAATCGACGGTGAAGTGGGCTCCCAGCTCAAAATCGTCAAAGTAAACGTGGATGACAACCCAGACTCTGCTGGTCGTTTTGGCGTAATGTCCATCCCAACCCTGATCGTATTCAAAGACGGTCAACCAGTTGACAAAGTGATTGGCTTCCAACCAAAAGAAGCGCTCATGGCAACTGTAGGCAAACATCTGTAA
- a CDS encoding ABC transporter ATP-binding protein gives MLLELANVGKSFGGITALRDVSFTVGEGEIVGLIGPNGAGKTTIFNMATGIFEPTTGTFTFAGQKLNGMAPNKITEMGIARTFQNIRLFGHMSALDNVKVGCHSRMKAGFWASLLKTSGQRAEEKAVTKKAEELLEFVGLSDIADVRSDTLAYGQQRRLEIARALATEPKLLLLDEPAAGMIETETKALMELVKKIRDDGTTVLLVEHDMGLVMNLCEKVVCINFGVKIADGTPAEVQNNPDVIEAYLGKEDE, from the coding sequence ATGTTGCTGGAACTTGCGAACGTAGGAAAAAGCTTTGGCGGCATCACTGCTCTTCGTGACGTTTCTTTTACTGTGGGAGAGGGTGAGATTGTCGGCTTGATTGGTCCGAATGGTGCGGGGAAAACGACCATTTTTAATATGGCGACGGGCATATTCGAACCAACGACGGGAACCTTTACTTTTGCCGGACAGAAGCTAAATGGAATGGCGCCTAACAAAATTACCGAAATGGGGATTGCAAGGACGTTCCAAAATATTCGCTTATTCGGTCACATGAGTGCGTTGGACAACGTGAAGGTAGGATGTCATTCGCGCATGAAGGCCGGCTTCTGGGCTTCCCTTTTGAAAACATCGGGACAACGTGCGGAAGAAAAGGCGGTGACCAAAAAAGCAGAGGAGCTCCTCGAATTCGTAGGCTTGTCTGACATTGCTGACGTCCGCTCGGATACATTGGCGTACGGTCAACAACGGCGTCTGGAGATTGCACGGGCACTGGCTACTGAACCAAAACTCTTGCTATTGGACGAACCTGCTGCCGGGATGATCGAGACCGAGACGAAAGCACTCATGGAGCTGGTCAAAAAAATTCGCGATGACGGAACGACTGTTTTGTTGGTCGAACACGATATGGGATTGGTCATGAATCTGTGTGAAAAGGTCGTATGCATCAACTTTGGGGTCAAAATTGCTGACGGCACACCAGCAGAGGTACAAAACAATCCAGATGTGATTGAAGCCTACCTCGGCAAGGAGGACGAATAA
- a CDS encoding electron transfer flavoprotein subunit beta/FixA family protein has protein sequence MNIVVVLKQTFDTEEKIVIQNGQISDDGVEFIINPYDEYAVEEAIKLKEEHGGEVTVVSVGPDRAESALRTALAMGADKAVLVDDESLFGDEFTIAKVLAAVAKKVGFDIIIGGQMAVDSGAGQGGPRLAEELGINHVSTAVKLEVDGTNVRVERDVEGDLEVVETSLPVLITAQQGLNEPRYPSLPGIMKAKKKPLDRLGADDLGMTADEVKAKTEIVDQTLPPKKQAGRILSGELAAQTSELVQLLRNEAKVI, from the coding sequence ATGAATATCGTGGTTGTGTTGAAACAGACGTTTGACACAGAAGAAAAAATCGTCATCCAAAACGGACAAATTTCCGATGATGGCGTTGAATTCATCATTAATCCCTACGATGAGTACGCTGTGGAAGAGGCAATCAAGCTCAAGGAAGAGCACGGCGGCGAAGTAACGGTGGTCAGCGTCGGCCCAGATCGTGCGGAAAGTGCCCTGCGCACTGCTTTGGCTATGGGCGCAGACAAGGCTGTTCTGGTGGATGACGAGTCTCTGTTCGGAGACGAATTCACAATCGCCAAAGTATTGGCTGCAGTAGCGAAAAAGGTTGGCTTCGATATCATCATTGGTGGACAAATGGCTGTAGACTCCGGGGCTGGCCAAGGCGGTCCTCGTCTTGCAGAAGAGCTGGGAATTAACCATGTATCGACTGCTGTGAAGTTAGAGGTGGACGGTACGAACGTACGCGTAGAGCGCGATGTAGAAGGGGACCTGGAAGTCGTGGAGACGAGCCTTCCTGTTTTGATTACGGCTCAGCAAGGACTCAACGAGCCGCGCTATCCTTCTCTCCCAGGTATCATGAAAGCAAAGAAAAAACCTTTGGATAGACTCGGCGCAGACGATTTGGGAATGACTGCGGATGAGGTAAAAGCAAAGACAGAAATCGTCGATCAGACATTGCCTCCGAAAAAGCAGGCGGGCCGCATTCTCTCTGGCGAATTGGCAGCTCAAACGTCGGAATTGGTGCAACTGTTGCGCAATGAAGCGAAAGTGATCTAA
- a CDS encoding AMP-binding protein, with amino-acid sequence MSNAKPWIANYPPETAPSLDYPRVPLTHFLEQSAAMYPDSNAIYFMGKSITYRELLQLSYQFANALIKRGVKKGDRVAIMLPNTPQAVISYYGALFAGAIVVMTNPLYTERELIHQMNDSGAETIITLDLLYKRVTQVRASTSLQRIIITSIGDFLPLLKKWLYPFVQKKQGQNPQVTYSADIEPFLSVLKESATKPVEVPVDPTKDIALLQYTGGTTGVAKGVMLTHANLIANAVQCQAVLYKLKKGKERILCVLPLFHVYGMTTVMNKGICIAAEIILVPKFDVKQIFEMIDKRKPTLFPGAPTMYIGLINHPDLKKHDLSSIDACVSGSAPLPIEVKLKFEELTGGKLVEGYGMTEASPVTHSNPIWEKGITGSIGMPWPDTDCRIVDPATGEEMPQGEVGELAVKGPQVMLGYWNRPEDTAAVLRDGWFLTGDMGYMDENGYFYIVDRKKDMIIAGGFNIYPREVEEVLFEHPAIQEAAVIGVPDPYRGETVKAYVVFKDGQLVSEEDLESHCRQRLAAYKIPRQYEIRTDLPKTMVGKVLRRQLQEEDKKKREAQEEIKTS; translated from the coding sequence ATGTCAAATGCCAAGCCTTGGATTGCCAATTACCCGCCCGAAACTGCGCCGTCATTGGATTACCCCCGTGTTCCTTTGACGCATTTTCTGGAGCAGTCTGCAGCTATGTATCCAGACAGTAACGCGATCTATTTCATGGGAAAAAGCATTACGTATCGAGAGCTTTTGCAGTTGTCATACCAATTTGCCAATGCATTGATCAAGCGCGGTGTAAAGAAAGGTGACCGCGTGGCGATTATGCTGCCAAATACTCCGCAAGCCGTCATCAGCTACTACGGGGCGCTTTTTGCAGGCGCGATCGTGGTCATGACCAACCCGCTATATACCGAGCGAGAATTGATTCACCAAATGAACGATTCAGGCGCCGAGACCATCATCACACTGGATTTGTTGTACAAACGTGTTACCCAAGTCCGTGCATCTACCTCACTTCAACGAATCATCATCACAAGCATTGGCGATTTCCTTCCCTTACTGAAAAAATGGCTCTATCCGTTCGTGCAGAAGAAACAAGGACAAAATCCGCAGGTTACATACAGCGCAGATATTGAGCCTTTTCTTTCCGTATTAAAAGAAAGCGCTACCAAGCCTGTTGAAGTACCAGTCGATCCGACCAAGGACATCGCGCTCCTCCAATATACAGGGGGGACAACAGGTGTTGCCAAAGGCGTCATGCTGACGCACGCCAATCTCATTGCAAATGCAGTTCAGTGCCAAGCGGTCCTCTACAAACTGAAAAAGGGAAAAGAACGGATTTTGTGTGTGCTCCCGCTGTTCCACGTGTATGGAATGACTACCGTGATGAACAAAGGGATTTGTATCGCAGCAGAAATTATTCTCGTTCCCAAATTCGACGTGAAGCAAATATTTGAAATGATCGATAAGCGCAAGCCTACTCTTTTCCCAGGGGCACCCACCATGTATATCGGTCTCATTAACCACCCGGACTTGAAAAAGCATGATCTTTCATCTATCGACGCATGTGTCAGTGGATCAGCTCCGTTGCCGATCGAAGTGAAGCTCAAATTTGAGGAGTTGACGGGAGGCAAACTGGTCGAGGGCTATGGAATGACAGAGGCTTCTCCCGTAACACATTCCAACCCGATTTGGGAAAAAGGCATTACGGGAAGCATCGGGATGCCGTGGCCAGATACGGATTGCCGAATTGTGGATCCGGCCACAGGAGAAGAGATGCCCCAAGGCGAGGTCGGGGAGTTGGCCGTAAAAGGACCCCAAGTCATGCTAGGCTATTGGAATCGCCCAGAGGATACCGCTGCCGTATTAAGGGATGGCTGGTTTTTGACGGGAGATATGGGCTATATGGACGAAAACGGCTATTTCTATATCGTAGATCGCAAAAAAGACATGATTATAGCTGGTGGCTTCAATATTTATCCGCGCGAAGTAGAAGAAGTGCTGTTTGAGCATCCCGCCATCCAGGAGGCAGCAGTCATCGGTGTCCCAGATCCGTACCGGGGGGAAACAGTCAAAGCATACGTCGTTTTCAAGGATGGACAGCTCGTAAGTGAAGAGGATCTGGAATCGCATTGCAGACAGAGACTCGCCGCCTATAAGATTCCGAGACAATACGAGATTCGTACAGATTTGCCCAAAACCATGGTCGGAAAAGTATTGCGTCGTCAATTACAAGAAGAAGACAAGAAGAAAAGGGAAGCCCAGGAAGAAATCAAAACGAGCTAG
- a CDS encoding ABC transporter substrate-binding protein, with amino-acid sequence MKGFHLMRSLAAISLGAVLMVGCSSGGNTSAPAAGEGGSGQAASTDGQEIQAKLGVVGFLSGSGAAYGEAQKAGLELALGEVNEANKGKLKIELKFEDSAGEKEGAINAVNKLINQDNVVAIIGPTLSGEMFAAGPVANEAETPIFGISNTSEGINDIGEYVFRNSLPESIAIPTAMKAAVEKNGLKKVALIHASNDDFSVNGYKVMKATAEKLGLEITGEATFANGDVDFSAQLTKLKQTNPDALLVSALYKEGSMVVKKARELGFTRTILGGNGFNNPKVFEIAGPAAEGLIVATPFSPEKKDDKVQAFVKAFEAKYNKKPDQFAAQAYDSLYIMSQSLLAAGKADREALRGQLAQLKDFTGVSGKLSFDEKRNPIGDAVVVVAKEGKFVPFE; translated from the coding sequence ATGAAGGGATTTCATTTGATGCGCTCGCTGGCGGCGATCTCGCTAGGGGCGGTATTGATGGTCGGATGTTCGAGCGGAGGAAATACAAGTGCTCCTGCAGCAGGAGAAGGTGGCTCTGGACAAGCAGCTAGCACCGACGGACAAGAGATACAAGCAAAACTCGGTGTCGTTGGTTTCCTTTCAGGATCTGGTGCAGCATATGGAGAAGCGCAAAAAGCAGGATTGGAGCTGGCGTTGGGCGAGGTGAATGAAGCCAACAAAGGAAAGCTTAAGATCGAACTGAAGTTTGAAGACTCCGCAGGAGAAAAAGAAGGCGCGATTAATGCGGTAAATAAACTGATTAATCAGGATAATGTCGTGGCGATCATCGGACCGACACTTTCCGGTGAAATGTTTGCAGCAGGACCAGTTGCAAACGAGGCGGAAACTCCGATTTTTGGTATCTCCAACACGTCAGAAGGAATCAATGATATCGGGGAGTATGTGTTCCGAAATTCTTTGCCTGAGTCCATTGCAATCCCGACAGCTATGAAAGCAGCCGTGGAGAAAAATGGCTTGAAAAAAGTAGCACTCATCCATGCATCCAACGATGACTTCTCCGTGAATGGTTACAAAGTCATGAAAGCAACCGCAGAAAAGCTGGGCTTGGAGATTACTGGTGAAGCGACTTTTGCAAATGGCGATGTGGACTTCTCGGCGCAGTTGACCAAGCTGAAGCAAACAAACCCGGATGCTTTGCTTGTGTCCGCTTTGTACAAAGAAGGCTCCATGGTTGTGAAAAAAGCACGTGAGTTGGGCTTTACAAGGACCATTCTTGGTGGAAATGGTTTCAATAATCCGAAAGTTTTTGAAATAGCAGGTCCAGCAGCAGAGGGCTTGATCGTTGCCACTCCATTCAGCCCTGAAAAGAAGGATGATAAAGTACAAGCCTTCGTAAAAGCATTCGAAGCCAAATACAACAAAAAGCCTGACCAGTTCGCTGCCCAAGCATACGACTCACTGTACATCATGTCGCAGTCACTGCTTGCCGCAGGAAAAGCAGATCGCGAAGCGTTGCGCGGACAATTGGCTCAGCTGAAAGACTTCACAGGTGTATCCGGCAAACTGTCTTTTGACGAGAAACGCAATCCGATTGGTGATGCGGTGGTCGTTGTCGCAAAAGAAGGCAAATTTGTCCCGTTTGAATAG
- a CDS encoding branched-chain amino acid ABC transporter permease, whose amino-acid sequence MFWQQLVNGLTVGSTYSLIALGYTLIFGVLGIINMAHGQIFIFGSLVGLVLMTSLNMPLGVALIVAIVISAILGLVLEYIALRPLRKKNVPHLASLISTIGFAILMEEAMHKFFGADSRAFPQSFGDTTFDLGLVQIRSVDLVILGISVLLMFVLHFWIQKTKMGKAIRATAENTDTANILGINTNMVIVVTVMLASALGGIAGILIGMAYSALIPTMGMTLGFKGLAVLILGGVGSIPGAMVCGVLLGIIEVFTVAYGDSSYRDAVAFGLIILILLLKPEGLFGRKA is encoded by the coding sequence TTGTTTTGGCAGCAATTAGTCAACGGTTTGACAGTTGGTAGCACTTATTCATTGATTGCATTGGGCTATACGCTCATTTTTGGTGTCTTGGGAATCATTAATATGGCACACGGCCAAATTTTTATTTTTGGATCACTGGTTGGCTTGGTGTTGATGACCAGCCTGAATATGCCTTTAGGGGTAGCGCTGATCGTAGCAATCGTCATATCTGCTATTTTGGGTCTCGTGCTTGAGTATATAGCGCTTCGCCCCCTTCGTAAAAAAAATGTACCCCATCTGGCATCCTTGATCAGTACGATCGGATTTGCCATTTTGATGGAGGAGGCCATGCACAAATTTTTCGGTGCTGACTCCCGTGCGTTCCCGCAATCTTTTGGGGACACCACCTTTGACTTGGGGCTCGTTCAAATTCGCAGTGTCGATCTCGTTATTTTGGGGATTTCTGTGTTACTGATGTTCGTTCTGCATTTCTGGATTCAAAAAACGAAAATGGGAAAAGCCATCCGCGCGACGGCTGAAAATACGGATACAGCAAATATTTTGGGGATTAACACGAATATGGTCATTGTCGTGACCGTCATGCTTGCTTCGGCGCTGGGAGGCATCGCCGGCATATTGATCGGGATGGCGTACTCTGCTCTCATTCCGACGATGGGAATGACGCTTGGCTTCAAAGGTTTGGCGGTCTTGATTTTAGGCGGTGTGGGGAGCATTCCTGGAGCCATGGTGTGTGGCGTATTGCTCGGGATTATCGAGGTGTTTACCGTCGCATACGGAGATTCGTCGTATCGGGACGCGGTTGCTTTTGGCTTGATCATTCTCATTTTGCTCTTGAAGCCGGAAGGACTATTTGGACGCAAAGCGTAA
- a CDS encoding electron transfer flavoprotein subunit alpha/FixB family protein has translation MKKVLVLAEVRDGQLRNVSLEALTAAQALAEGGEIVAGVFGADAATHAVTLGQHGASTVYTADHTALAQYTPDAYVQALTQLIELASPDAVVLGHTAIGRDIAPRVAARLGFGLVSDVTGVEAGPVFIRPIYAGKATQTRKFVDGTTFITIRPNNIAIGAADPSKTAVVVPVELEIKDLRTIVKEVVRKTSGKVDLSEAKVVISGGRGVKSADGFQPLYDLAEVLGAAVGASRGACDADYCDYSMQIGQTGKVVTPDLYIACGISGAIQHLAGMSSSKVIVAINKDPEAPIFQVADYGIVGDLFEVLPLLTAEFKKVLV, from the coding sequence ATGAAAAAAGTACTTGTATTGGCAGAAGTACGTGACGGACAACTTCGCAACGTGTCGCTGGAAGCATTGACTGCAGCACAAGCATTGGCTGAGGGCGGCGAAATTGTAGCAGGTGTATTCGGAGCAGATGCAGCAACGCATGCAGTGACATTGGGGCAGCATGGTGCGAGCACGGTGTATACGGCTGATCATACAGCGTTGGCACAATACACGCCAGATGCGTATGTGCAGGCACTTACGCAGTTGATTGAGCTGGCTTCTCCAGATGCAGTTGTTTTGGGTCACACCGCGATCGGTCGTGACATCGCACCTCGCGTAGCAGCGAGACTCGGTTTTGGTCTGGTTTCGGACGTAACCGGTGTTGAAGCAGGCCCAGTATTTATTCGCCCGATCTATGCCGGAAAGGCGACGCAAACACGCAAATTCGTTGATGGAACAACATTTATTACGATTCGTCCAAACAACATTGCCATCGGCGCCGCTGACCCTTCGAAAACGGCAGTGGTGGTACCGGTTGAATTGGAAATCAAGGATTTGCGCACCATCGTAAAAGAAGTTGTACGAAAAACAAGCGGCAAAGTAGACCTTTCCGAAGCGAAAGTCGTGATTTCCGGAGGACGTGGTGTGAAGAGTGCAGATGGCTTCCAGCCGTTATACGATCTGGCGGAAGTGCTCGGTGCAGCTGTTGGTGCATCTCGTGGAGCTTGCGACGCAGACTATTGCGACTACTCCATGCAGATCGGACAGACAGGTAAGGTCGTTACACCCGATTTGTATATCGCATGCGGAATTTCCGGAGCGATTCAGCACTTGGCTGGTATGTCCAGCTCGAAAGTCATTGTTGCCATCAACAAAGATCCGGAAGCGCCAATCTTCCAAGTGGCTGATTACGGTATCGTAGGTGACTTGTTCGAAGTGCTGCCATTGCTGACGGCTGAGTTCAAAAAAGTATTGGTTTAA
- a CDS encoding branched-chain amino acid ABC transporter permease has protein sequence MQTLDILNPYNLQVLTFILLNSILAISIYITLSTGQLSLGHAGFMSIGAFTASILTKQADMPLFIAIIIGGLVAGLIALLIGAPTLKLHGLYLAIATLGFGEVIRVIFLNMEMTNGALGLTGLQSIGNYLYDFEKAMGVKAQTFGISVMQIKSLSTFVFMLLLFAFVLFLTLRLNRSRLGRAFEAIKADETAARAMGLQVNYYKMLAFVIGSILAGVCGGLFAHITTTITPDDFNYHKVVEILSYAVIGGSEVVWGPLFGAFVLTALPEVLRGLAEYKMLMYGLIMVGVMAFRPHGLIGADTFQKLFKRRRGKSSDKEAKGGV, from the coding sequence GTGCAGACATTGGACATTCTCAATCCATATAACTTACAGGTACTGACTTTTATCTTGTTAAACAGTATTTTGGCGATCAGTATTTACATTACGCTCTCGACGGGACAGCTTTCCTTGGGACATGCGGGCTTTATGAGCATTGGTGCTTTTACGGCGAGTATTTTGACGAAGCAAGCGGACATGCCGCTGTTTATCGCCATCATTATCGGAGGACTGGTGGCAGGGCTGATTGCACTGTTGATCGGTGCTCCGACATTGAAGCTCCACGGCCTGTATCTGGCAATTGCTACGCTTGGCTTTGGTGAAGTGATTCGCGTTATTTTTCTCAATATGGAGATGACAAATGGCGCTCTCGGATTGACCGGACTTCAATCGATTGGCAATTACTTGTACGATTTTGAAAAAGCAATGGGGGTAAAAGCACAGACCTTTGGCATTTCGGTCATGCAAATCAAGTCATTATCAACCTTTGTGTTTATGCTGCTCCTGTTTGCCTTCGTTCTTTTTCTGACGCTGCGTCTGAACCGTTCGCGTCTGGGGCGAGCTTTTGAAGCGATCAAAGCGGATGAAACGGCAGCACGAGCAATGGGATTGCAAGTCAACTATTATAAAATGCTTGCGTTTGTGATCGGTTCCATTTTGGCTGGTGTATGTGGAGGATTGTTCGCCCACATTACGACGACGATTACGCCTGATGATTTTAACTATCATAAAGTAGTCGAAATCTTGTCCTATGCCGTTATTGGCGGCAGTGAAGTGGTTTGGGGGCCGCTATTCGGTGCCTTTGTTTTGACAGCACTGCCGGAGGTGTTGCGTGGTTTGGCCGAGTACAAAATGCTCATGTACGGTTTGATCATGGTCGGTGTAATGGCGTTCCGCCCGCATGGCTTGATTGGTGCCGACACGTTCCAAAAGCTGTTCAAGCGTCGTCGGGGCAAGTCATCCGACAAGGAAGCGAAGGGGGGAGTATAA
- a CDS encoding enoyl-CoA hydratase, with translation MASHWNVEIVDRVATVTISNPPANALSQAVLGQLSELLDQWENNDEIKAIVLTGEGRFFIAGADIKEFTQLNRENAEEMAKKGQALFNRLETFPKPIIAAINGACLGGGLELALACHIRLAAPEAKLGLPELNLGLIPGYGGTQRLPRLVGRGKATQMILTSEMIGGEEALRIGLVEAVYPVEQLLAEAQKLAAVFASKSAITLKLALASIHNTTELSLSQGLEQEAKLFGDAFATEDVKEGVTAFLEKRKPQFADR, from the coding sequence ATGGCGTCGCATTGGAATGTAGAAATCGTTGATCGCGTTGCTACGGTTACGATTAGCAACCCGCCTGCTAACGCACTCAGTCAAGCAGTGCTCGGTCAATTGAGTGAACTTTTGGACCAGTGGGAAAATAACGATGAAATCAAAGCGATCGTTTTGACTGGCGAAGGTCGGTTTTTCATTGCAGGAGCGGACATCAAAGAATTTACCCAACTGAATCGGGAAAATGCAGAAGAAATGGCGAAGAAGGGTCAAGCGTTGTTCAATCGCTTGGAAACGTTCCCGAAGCCAATCATTGCAGCAATTAACGGCGCTTGCCTTGGCGGAGGATTGGAGCTTGCATTGGCATGCCATATCCGCTTGGCAGCACCTGAAGCCAAGCTTGGGTTGCCAGAGCTGAATCTCGGACTCATTCCTGGCTACGGTGGTACGCAACGTCTACCACGTCTGGTTGGCCGTGGCAAAGCAACACAGATGATTCTCACTTCTGAGATGATCGGTGGCGAGGAAGCATTGCGTATCGGTCTTGTGGAAGCGGTTTATCCCGTAGAACAATTGCTTGCAGAAGCACAAAAGCTGGCGGCTGTTTTCGCGAGTAAGAGCGCGATAACCCTGAAGCTTGCCCTAGCGTCCATCCATAACACAACGGAGCTTTCGTTATCACAAGGCTTGGAGCAGGAAGCAAAGCTCTTTGGTGATGCTTTCGCGACGGAGGACGTAAAAGAAGGCGTGACTGCATTTCTCGAAAAGCGCAAGCCGCAATTCGCAGATCGGTAG
- a CDS encoding LCP family protein encodes MFIGSFFKRHGKQIAFHTLSCLAIGALLLVAYSAYQYKQMTNQWYAPIDGAKGSAKQTTASLPPRDLLTGTEPLKPFVALLLGVDSRDGESARSDTMMLAAIHPGKQSVYLLAIPRDSYMELPGKGYDKVNHAMAFGGPKMVKESLEKFLQIKIDRYISVDFDGFRQIVDELGGVTVDVKKRMKYSDPSDDTYIDIQPGLQTLSGEQALDYARYRKSDLGKEDSDYMRIGRQQEILKALASKGTSLQGYTKAFSLMEILGQHVKTDLTEQEIASLLLSYGDGTPNTIQVDTLVGQDERIWHNGIVGWYHLVPTTERERARQQIIKEITP; translated from the coding sequence ATGTTTATAGGGTCATTTTTCAAGCGACATGGAAAACAGATTGCGTTTCATACCTTATCCTGTTTGGCGATCGGGGCGTTGCTGCTGGTTGCCTACAGTGCCTATCAATACAAGCAAATGACCAATCAGTGGTATGCTCCGATTGATGGAGCCAAAGGGAGCGCAAAACAGACGACTGCGTCCCTTCCTCCTCGTGATCTTTTGACAGGAACAGAACCATTGAAGCCTTTCGTCGCCCTGCTTCTTGGCGTAGATAGTCGAGACGGGGAAAGTGCTCGTTCAGATACGATGATGCTTGCGGCGATTCATCCCGGGAAGCAATCCGTCTACCTTTTGGCGATTCCGCGTGACAGCTACATGGAGCTCCCGGGAAAAGGATACGACAAAGTGAACCATGCGATGGCTTTTGGTGGTCCGAAAATGGTGAAGGAGTCACTGGAAAAGTTTTTACAAATAAAAATTGATCGGTATATCTCCGTAGATTTCGATGGCTTCCGTCAAATTGTGGACGAGCTGGGCGGTGTCACTGTCGATGTGAAGAAACGTATGAAGTACAGCGATCCGAGCGACGACACGTACATCGATATTCAGCCAGGGCTGCAGACTTTATCAGGTGAGCAGGCATTGGATTATGCCCGTTATCGCAAAAGTGATCTGGGCAAGGAAGACAGTGATTACATGCGGATTGGTCGGCAGCAGGAGATTCTCAAAGCGTTGGCTTCTAAAGGCACCTCGCTCCAAGGGTATACCAAGGCATTTTCACTCATGGAAATACTGGGTCAGCATGTGAAAACGGACCTCACGGAGCAGGAAATCGCCTCTCTGTTACTGTCTTATGGCGATGGCACTCCGAACACCATTCAAGTCGATACACTGGTCGGGCAGGATGAGCGGATTTGGCATAATGGAATCGTCGGCTGGTATCATCTCGTCCCCACAACTGAACGGGAAAGAGCACGTCAGCAAATAATCAAGGAAATAACACCGTAA